The following proteins are encoded in a genomic region of Pyricularia oryzae 70-15 chromosome 6, whole genome shotgun sequence:
- a CDS encoding NAD-binding Rossmann fold oxidoreductase yields MTGSKPKKRYALVGTGGRAGFYYTAIAKTYSSTSEVVAFCDTNQTRMDYANAQLAQLGHGPVPTYKAPGDGGSAFDTMVAETKPDEIIVTTIDRTHHTYIVRALELGCNVVTEKPMTIDGPRCREIFDAVERTGNRVRVTFNYRYAPHNTKVAELIRSGAIGTVTSVHFEWMLNTSHGADYFRRWHRDRRNSGGLLVHKSTHHFDLVNFWLRTRPATVYAQGDLRFYGRDNAEARGETRFYARAHGSDVARADPFALHLEDHPSLRAMYLDAEHEDAYHRDQSVFSDGISIEDTMSLLVRYRSGAVMTYSLTAYAPWEGFRVSFNGTGGRLEMEVVENSYVNAGGEQAEEGSLERRSIVLRRLLQKPEEIELQDSVGAHGGGDSVLLQDLFGEPVSDEYMRAASHLDGALSILTGIAANRSIATGQVVNVDDVLHIP; encoded by the coding sequence ATGACTGGCAGCAAGCCCAAAAAGCGATACGCCTTGGTCGGCACCGGCGGCCGCGCTGGCTTCTACTACACGGCCATTGCAAAAACTTACAGCAGCACCTCGGAGGTGGTAGCGTTCTGCGACACCAACCAAACCCGCATGGACTATGCCAACGCGCAGCTGGCGCAGCTTGGTCACGGGCCCGTCCCGACCTACAAGGCCCCGGGGGATGGAGGGTCGGCGTTTGACACCATGGTGGCCGAGACCAAGCCCGACGAGATCATCGTGACCACCATCGACCGCACACACCACACGTACATCGTCCGGGCGCTCGAGCTGGGCTGCAACGTGGTGACGGAGAAGCCCATGACCATCGACGGGCCGCGGTGCCGCGAGATCTTTGACGCGGTGGAGCGGACGGGCAACAGGGTCCGGGTCACGTTCAACTACCGGTACGCGCCGCACAACACCAAGGTGGCCGAGCTGATCCGGTCCGGCGCCATCGGCACGGTGACGAGCGTGCACTTTGAGTGGATGCTCAACACGTCGCACGGCGCCGACTACTTTCGCCGCTGGCACCGCGACCGCCGCAACTCGGGCGGCCTGCTGGTGCACAAGTCGACGCACCACTTTGACCTCGTCAACTTTTGGCTGCGCACCCGCCCCGCCACCGTCTACGCGCAGGGGGACCTGCGCTTCTACGGCCGCGACAACGCCGAGGCCAGGGGCGAGACGCGCTTCTACGCCCGGGCGCACGGGTCCGACGTCGCCAGGGCGGACCCCTTTGCGCTGCACCTCGAGGACCACCCGTCGCTCAGGGCCATGTACCTGGATGCGGAGCACGAGGATGCCTACCACAGGGACCAGTCCGTCTTCTCGGACGGCATCAGCATCGAGGACACCATGAGCCTGCTGGTGCGCTACCGGAGCGGCGCCGTCATGACCTACTCGCTCACCGCCTACGCGCCGTGGGAAGGCTTCCGCGTCAGCTTCAACGGCACCGGCGGCCGGCTGGAGATGGAGGTGGTGGAGAACAGCTACGTCAACGCCGGCGGGGAGCAGGCCGAGGAGGGCTCGTTGGAGAGGCGGTCTATCGTGCTCAGGAGGCTGCTGCAGAAACCGGAAGAGATCGAGCTGCAGGATAGTGTTGGTGCGCATGGCGGTGGCGATAGCGTGCTGCTGCAGGACTTGTTTGGTGAGCCCGTGTCGGACGAGTATATGCGGGCGGCGAGCCATCTCGATGGGGCGCTGAGTATTCTGACGGGAATTGCGGCGAACCGTTCTATTGCGACTGGTCAGGTGGTCAACGTAGACGACGTTTTACATATCCCATGA
- a CDS encoding topoisomerase II, which yields MSFFGFDTSGHNKGAPGFSQAHDPFAGLGQDSSGEALDFDDTYDGLGDQLDETDDAFNDDTFGGGDSTDKKVGKDFDFFGQTAKVANAIDEEHMRYNRSQPTQRPAQPIPEYQYSMQQQSAPRPVRSGYEKYKESEPVPDMQVDAALWGVAPKKQASQAPAPIPVASASRKMMSLEEVEASMRAQSSQPSEFAAPGSYPGHGQLAHQGFLPQQGADYLYAQQQQVRHVPSPTAHLQHGQGQPSLAILQRPQSRSPADSMPHGLPQGLAPQQQRHAQAHRQPSPQGPSTKPMQILQNPNRHPGDNVRLGSQPNHQGHRQQNSFSQTGILTHPSQLSQLSDEEKNAYLEAEARRAKRNHKIFMLSKDNGLMTPQDKNFITRIQLQQLVAATGNPMDQGADDHIAEDFYYQVHSQIRGGHRQHPGQPLNNFAQTYLYQTGSRQAGARRHNRGPENHVQRMEQQVQRAVEAAKSKPKNKQLVIEGSLGKISFSNAKTPKPLLNIKRTDSASDANRPGSSHKAPSHSAIINRKTVLSDIEKVYETLMRMEDHDRKMPPPNDSSDPELVRVQMEWQQGAAQLNNQLWTNLKVHEPIGATAIHPFIAFLSYPKGKKALPRVFRHISYEQRCTILTMIVVHLDKIDVVRDAATDAGETLLNAALRENIELFSVAVMSTLFNFMNELNLDIVTGVLGIISGLSVDTIARTRIGASMLTMILSRAEILKQGGAPQQLIEQWNNTYNNFFTLLEPTLPRIFPGSVNSGQDIYVWQLLAALGIGANQDQQQRLVLGVKDRVMDTVALSKTLPQDMAQARLQNVNLFMRSIGLDVELLV from the exons ATGTCTTTCTTCGGCTTCGACACGTCGGGCCACAACAAAGGCGCCCCCGGGTTCTCGCAAGCCCACGACCCGTTCGCCGGCCTTGGTCAGGACTCAAGTGGTGAAGCGCTCGATTTCGATGATACTTATGACGGGCTTGGAGACCAACTGGATGAGACGGACGATGCGTTCAACGATGACACCTTTGGTGGAGGTGACTCCACTGACAAGAAGGTGGGAAAGGACTTTGATTTCTTCGGCCAGACCGCCAAAGTCGCCAACGCCATCGATGAGGAACACATGAGGTACAATCGCAGCCAGCCTACTCAGAGACCTGCGCAGCCCATCCCCGAGTACCAGTATTCCATGCAGCAGCAGTCCGCCCCACGGCCAGTTCGCTCAGGCTATGAGAAGTACAAGGAGTCGGAGCCAGTTCCCGACATGCAGGTTGACGCTGCGCTCTGGGGCGTGGCGCCCAAGAAGCAAGCATCTCAGGCGCCTGCTCCTATTCCTGTTGCAAGTGCTAGTCGCAAGATGATGAGCCTGGAGGAAGTTGAGGCTTCTATGCGAGCTCAATCAAGCCAGCCGTCAGAGTTTGCTGCACCAGGATCTTACCCAGGTCATGGCCAGCTTGCCCACCAAGGCTTTCTCCCTCAGCAGGGCGCCGACTATCTGTACGCTCAACAGCAACAGGTTCGCCATGTGCCTTCCCCCACCGCGCATCTCCAACATGGTCAAGGGCAGCCGTCGTTGGCGATCCTTCAAAGACCGCAGTCCAGGTCGCCAGCCGATTCCATGCCGCATGGTCTTCCCCAAGGCCTTGCGCCCCAACAGCAACGCCATGCTCAAGCCCACCGTCAGCCCTCTCCTCAGGGCCCATCGACCAAGCCTATGCAGATCCTTCAGAACCCCAATCGTCATCCTGGAGATAATGTGAGGCTTGGTTCCCAGCCAAACCACCAAGGGCATAGACAACAAAACTCTTTCTCGCAGACTGGTATTCTTACGCACCCCTCGCAGCTGTCCCAGCTCAGCGACGAAGAGAAGAATGCGTATCTGGAGGCTGAGGCACGCCGAGCAAAGCGAAACCACAAGATCTTCATGCTTTCCAAGGACAACGGTTTGATGACTCCCCAGGACAAGAACTTCATCACGAGAATCCAGCTGCAACAACTGGTTGCTGCTACCGGTAATCCCATGGATCAAGGAGCAGATGACCACATCGCAGAGGATTTCTACTACCAGGTTCACAGTCAAATTCGCGGTGGACACCGTCAGCATCCCGGGCAGCCTCTCAACAACTTTGCGCAGACCTACTTGTACCAGACAGGCAGCCGTCAAGCTGGTGCGCGCCGACACAACCGCGGGCCCGAAAACCACGTTCAGCGGATGGAGCAGCAGGTTCAGCGAGCCGTGGAAGCGGCCAAGAGCAAGCCCAAGAACAAGCAGCTCGTCATCGAGGGTAGTCTGGGAAAGATATCCTTCAGCAATGCCAAAACGCCAAAGCCTTTACTCAACATCAAACGTACCGATAGCGCCTCTGACGCAAATCGCCCTGGTAGCTCGCATAAAGCACCTTCACATTCGGCAATCATCAACCGGAAGACGGTTTTGAGTGATATTGAGAAGGTTTACGAAACATTGATGAGGATGGAGGACCACGACCGCAAGATGCCGCCTCCCAATGATTCGTCGGATCCTGAGCTCGTTCGGGTTCAAATGGAGTGGCAGCAGGGTGCAGCTCAGCTGAACAATCAGCTTTGGACCAACCTCAAGGTTCACGAGCCCATTGGAGCCACAGCAATCCACCCCTTTATTGCGTTTCTCTCATAccccaagggcaagaaggctTTACCTCGCGTATTCCGCCACATTTCGTACGAGCAGCGGTGCACCATTTTGACCATGATCGTTGTTCACTTGGACAAGATTGATGTTGTTCGTGACGCCGCAACAGACGCTGGCGAGACGCTTTTGAATGCAGCTCTGCGCGAGAACATTGAGCTATTTTCCGTCGCTGTGATGAGCACTCTGTTCAACTTCATGAATGAGCTCAACCTGGACATCGTAACGGGCGTTCTTGGTATTATCTCAGGTCTCAGCGTGGATACTATTGCGCGTACCAGGATTGGTGCTTCCATGCTCACTATGATCCTTAGCCGAGCCGAAATTCTCAAGCAAGGCGGAGCTCCCCAACAACTTATCGAGCAATG GAACAACACGTACAACAATTTCTTCACGCTTCTGGAACCTACTTTGCCACGAATCTTCCCTGGCTCCGTGAACTCGGGCCAGGACATTTACGTCTGGCAGCTCCTTGCCGCCCTTGGCATTGGAGCAAACCaagaccagcagcagcggcttgTGCTGGGCGTCAAGGACCGTGTCATGGATACCGTTGCGCTGTCCAAGACGCTGCCACAGGACATGGCTCAAGCCCGACTTCAAAATGTTAATCTTTTCATGCGTTCAATCGGTCTGGACGTCGAGTTGCTGGTTTGA
- a CDS encoding alpha-1,2 mannosyltransferase KTR1 gives MAAGSARYVRYLLIAFFVLAVFYFVSHSSYDVRPDQYPGGSGDIQQNQPAAQQPAKVDTPKVDTPKLDDAPKKDQTSHKPAVGKVDSGKAAEHPMAMKPGQPEWEDLVSVAPGPRMNATFVTLARNSDIWEIADSIRQVEDRFNKRYNYDWVFLNDAPFDDEFKTITTSLVSGKTHYGEIPKEHWSFPEWIDEEKAAKVREDMKEKKIIYGDSVSYRHMCRFESGFFFRQPLMMNYDYYWRVEPSVKLFCDIHYDPFRYMKENKKKYSFVLSLYEYVETIPTLWDSTKKFMKNHPEHIVEGNTMQFLSDDGGETYNKCHFWSNFEIGDLNWLRSKAYIDFFESLDKDGGFFYERWGDAPVHSIAAGLMLKKEEVHFFNDIAYWHVPFTHCPTGDKLREKLKCTCNPKDNFDWKGYSCTSRFFEANGMEKPEGWEKQTD, from the exons ATGGCGGCCGGTAGCGCTCGCTACGTGCGATATCTCTTGATCGCCTTTTTC GTTCTCGCTGTATTCTATTTCGTTTCACACTCTTCTTACGATGTAAGGCCAGATCAGTATCCCGGCGGGAGCGGCGACATCCAACAGAACCAGCCCGCTGCGCAACAACCTGCCAAGGTTGACACCCCAAAGGTGGACACACCCAAGCTCGATGATGCCCCCAAGAAAGATCAGACCTCCCACAAGCCTGCCGTTGGGAAGGTTGACTCGGGCAAGGCGGCTGAGCACCCGATGGCTATGAAGCCCGGCCAGCCCGAATGGGAGGATCTCGTGAGCGTAGCACCAGGCCCGCGCATGAATGCAACATTTGTCACGCTTGCCCGTAACTCGGATATTTGGGAGATCGCCGACTCGATCCGCCAGGTCGAGGATCGCTTCAACAAGCGCTACAACTACGATTGGGTCTTCTTGAACGACGCACCTTTTGATGACGAATTCAAAACAATCACCACTTCGCTAGTCTCTGGCAAGACGCACTACGGCGAGATTCCCAAGGAGCACTGGTCATTCCCTGAGTGGATCGATGAAGAAAAGGCCGCCAAGGTGCGCGAGGACatgaaggagaagaagatcaTCTACGGAGACTCTGTCAGCTATCGCCACATGTGCCGCTTCGAATCGGGTTTCTTCTTTCGCCAGCCACTCATGATGAACTACGACTACTATTGGCGCGTTGAGCCCAGCGTCAAGCTCTTCTGTGACATCCACTACGACCCTTTCCGTTACATGAAggagaacaagaagaagtaCAGCTTCGTCCTGAGCTTGTACGAGTACGTCGAGACGATCCCGACGCTCTGGGACAGCACCAAGAAGTTTATGAAGAACCACCCTGAGCACATTGTGGAGGGCAACACCATGCAGTTCCTGAGTGACGATGGCGGCGAGACCTACAACAAGTGCCACTTT TGGTCCAACTTCGAGATTGGCGACCTGAACTGGCTACGTTCCAAGGCCTACATTGACTTCTTCGAGTCTCTCGACAAAGACGGTGGTTTCTTTTACGAGCGCTGGGGAGATGCCCCTGTTCACTCCATTGCTGCCGGACTTATGCTCAAGAAGGAAGAGGTTCACTTCTTCAACGACATTGCCTACTGGCACGTTCCCTTCACACACTGCCCTACTGGCGACAAACTCCGCGAAAAGCTCAAGTGCACATGCAACCCCAAGGATAACTTTGACTGGAAGGGCTATTCTT GTACTTCGCGCTTCTTCGAGGCCAATGGAATGGAGAAGCCTGAGGGTTGGGAGAAGCAGACAGACTAG
- a CDS encoding 30S ribosomal protein S12: MSAPFLRQLLTPALRRPALPRFIAPKPVLKPIIPRRTFASTTPQCATLMQVLRGCRKAQRARHAVSPALANARAPCMKGVCIKVGITRPKKPNSGERKTARVRLSTGQTITAYIPGEGHNIQQHSVVFVRGGRSQDCPGVRYHLIRGAGDLSGVTGRSSSRSKYGTKKPKKAVT; encoded by the exons ATGTCGGCCCCTTTCCTTCGGCAACTCCTTACGCCGGCCCTCCGGAGGCCTGCTCTTCCTCGATTCATAGCACCTAAGCCAGTCTTGAAGCCCATAATTCCGAGGCGGACATTCGCGAGCACGACACCACAATGCGCGACGCTGATGCaagttcttagg GGCtgccggaaagcccaacgaGCTCGCCACGCCGTCTCGCCCGCTCTTGCCAACGCTCGCGCCCCCTGCATGAAGGGCGTCTGCATCAAGGTCGGAATCACGCGGCCCAAGAAGCCCAACTCAGGCGAGCGAAAGACCGCCCGTGTCCGTCTGTCCACAGGTCAAACGATTACCGCCTATATTCCCGGCGAGGGCCACAACATCCAGCAGCACTCTGTTGTTTTCGTTCGCGGTGGAAGGAGTCAGGATTGTCCTGGTGTGCGGTATCATCTGATCAGGGGTGCTGGCGACTTG TCCGGTGTCACAGGCCGTAGCTCAAGCAGGAGCAAATACGGCACCAAGAAGCCGAAGAAGGCGGTTACTTAA
- a CDS encoding short-chain specific acyl-CoA dehydrogenase, producing the protein MSSIARVVRPAAIRRSQAAAFAALSASRRRCVAPAVPSMQRLARTFSSSPARRFDLHDLTPTPITHLSETEAAMQEAVSKFANDVVLPKVRDMDEAETMDPSLVEQLFEQGLMGVEIPEEYGGAGMNFTSAIVGIEELARVDPSVSVLVDVHNTLVNTAIIKWGSAELKKRFLPRLATETVGSFCLSEPVSGSDAFALATKATETSDGFKISGSKMWITNSMEADFFIVFANLNPDKGYKGITAFIVEKGTKGFSIAKKEKKLGIRASSTCVINFDDVEIPKENLLGERGAGYKYAIGLLNEGRIGIAAQMTGLALGAWENAARYCYNDRKQFGQFIGEFQGMQHQMAQSYVEIAAARALVYNAARKKEAGEDFVRDAAMAKLYASQVAGRVSGLAVEWMGGMGFVREGLAEKFFRDSKIGAIYEGTSNIQLNTIAKSLQKEYTS; encoded by the exons ATGTCGTCTATTGCTCGAGTTGTTCGTCCGGCGGCGATCCGGAGGAGCCAGGCTGCCGCCTTTGCTGCTCTGTCCGCCTCGAGAAGGAGATGTGTTGCTCCAGCCGTCCCTAGCATGCAGCG TCTCGCCCGTACCTTCTCCAGCAGCCCCGCCCGCCGCTTCGACCTCCATGACCTCACACCAACACCCATCACGCACCTTTCCGAGACCGAGGCGGCAATGCAGGAGGCGGTTTCCAAGTTCGCCAATGACGTCGTTCTCCCCAAGGTGCGCGATATGGACGAGGCCGAGACGATGGACCCCTCACTTGTCGAGCAGCTGTTTGAGCAGGGCTTGATGGGTGTCGAAATCCCCGAGGAGTACGGCGGCGCCGGGATGAACTTTACTTCTGCCATTGTTGGAATCGAGGAGCTGGCACGTGTTGACCCCTCCGTGTCCGTCTTGGTCGACGTACACAACACACTCGTCAACACGGCAATCATCAAGTGGGGCTCTGCTGAGCTCAAGAAGCGTTTCCTCCCCCGCCTGGCCACCGAGACTGTTGGATCCTTCTGTCTGAGCGAGCCGGTGAGTGGGTCGGACGCGTTTGCGCTCGCGACCAAGGCTACCGAGACAAGTGATGGATTCAAGATCTCGGGCAGCAAGATGTGGATTACCAACTCGATGGAGGCAGACTTCTTTATTGTTTTCGCAAACCTGAACCCTGACAAAGGCTACAAGGGTATCACGGCTTTCATAGTAGAAAAAGGCACCAAAGGCTTCAGCATCGCCAAGAAAGAGAAGAAGTTGGGCATCCGAGCAAGCAGTACTTGTGTGATCAACTTTGATGACGTCGAGATCCCCAAGGAGAACTTGCTGGGTGAGAGGGGTGCCGGCTACAAGTATGCCATAGGACTGCTGAACGAGGGCAGGATAGGTATTGCTGCGCAGATGACTGGCCTTGCTTTGGGTGCTTGGGAAAATGCGGCAAG GTACTGCTACAATGACCGTAAGCAGTTCGGTCAGTTCATTGGAGAGTTCCAAGGCATGCAGCACCAAATGGCGCAGTCCTATGTGGAGATTGCCGCAGCGCGGGCGCTGGTGTACAACGCTGCGCGCAAGAAGGAGGCTGGCGAGGACTTTGTTCGCGACGCCGCGATGGCCAAGTTATACGCGTCTCAGGTTGCAGGTCGCGTCAGCGGCCTGGCTGTTGAATGGATGGGCGGTATGGGTTTCGTGCGCGAGGGACTGGCGGAGAAGTTCTTCCGCGACAGCAAGATCGGCGCCATCTACGAGGGAACGAGCAATATCCAGCTCAACACTATTGCGAAGTCTTTGCAGAAGGAGTACACCTCGTAG